One window of the Vannielia litorea genome contains the following:
- the zapE gene encoding cell division protein ZapE — MSQTLPELYDARVASGTLKDDPAQRAALPAFERVRAALEARPEPKSGLRSLFGGKSTPEPVTGLYLWGGVGRGKSMLMDLFFESVNSPRKRRVHFHAFMQEIHGAMHEARKTGVDDAIRPVAEDVAATVELLCFDEMQITDITDAMIVGRLFEKLFAAGVAIVTTSNRPPKDLYKNGLNRQLFVPFIELLEQRMEVRELAADVDYRQDRLAGNPVYFSPLGGAAREKMDAVWADLSGPDAAPLKLVVKSREVELPRFSNGVARASFYELCGKPLGPADYLAIAEAVRVLMVDDIPCLSRSNFNEAKRFVTLVDALYEARVRLICSAADIPESLYLEGEGTFEFERTASRLREMQDAAWGRTEG; from the coding sequence ATGAGCCAGACCTTGCCAGAGCTTTACGATGCCCGCGTTGCGTCAGGCACGCTGAAAGACGACCCCGCGCAGAGGGCCGCCTTGCCCGCTTTCGAGCGGGTGCGGGCCGCGCTGGAGGCGCGACCGGAGCCGAAGAGCGGCTTGCGCAGCCTCTTCGGCGGAAAGAGCACGCCCGAGCCGGTGACGGGGCTTTACCTGTGGGGTGGTGTGGGCCGGGGCAAATCCATGTTGATGGATCTGTTCTTCGAAAGCGTTAACAGCCCGCGCAAGCGGCGCGTCCACTTCCATGCTTTCATGCAGGAAATTCACGGCGCGATGCATGAGGCGCGCAAGACGGGCGTGGACGATGCGATCCGCCCGGTGGCCGAGGATGTGGCGGCGACGGTGGAACTGCTGTGCTTCGACGAGATGCAGATCACCGACATCACCGATGCGATGATCGTGGGGCGGCTCTTCGAAAAGCTTTTTGCGGCGGGCGTGGCGATTGTGACCACCTCGAACCGCCCGCCGAAGGACCTGTACAAGAACGGGCTGAACCGGCAGCTCTTTGTGCCCTTCATCGAGCTGCTGGAGCAGCGGATGGAGGTGCGGGAACTGGCGGCGGATGTGGACTACCGGCAGGACCGTCTGGCCGGAAATCCGGTGTATTTTTCTCCACTTGGCGGCGCGGCGCGGGAGAAGATGGATGCCGTTTGGGCCGATCTCTCGGGCCCCGATGCGGCGCCGCTGAAGCTGGTGGTGAAGAGCCGCGAGGTGGAACTGCCACGGTTCAGCAACGGGGTGGCGCGGGCCAGTTTTTACGAGCTCTGCGGCAAGCCGCTCGGCCCGGCGGATTACCTTGCAATTGCCGAGGCGGTGCGGGTGTTGATGGTGGATGACATCCCCTGCCTGAGCCGGTCGAACTTCAACGAAGCGAAGCGCTTCGTGACGCTGGTGGATGCGCTCTACGAGGCGCGGGTAAGGCTGATTTGCTCGGCGGCGGATATACCGGAAAGCCTTTATCTGGAGGGCGAGGGCACCTTTGAATTCGAGCGCACGGCGAGCCGTTTGCGCGAGATGCAGGATGCCGCGTGGGGGCGTACGGAGGGGTAA
- a CDS encoding MFS transporter, translating into METRTPLLTPVLIGGCLVILVGFAIRASFGVFQIPIAEEFNWPRAEFSLAIAIQNLAWGIGQPIFGAIAEKIGDRKAIIMGAVLYAVGLVLSSVAVSPLQHQLLEILVGFGVAGTGFGVILAVVGRASSDDNRSMSLAIATAAGSAGQVFGAPLAEWMLGYMSWQEVFLVFAAAILAVLAVLPMMRSPQAATKAELEETIGQVLVRAAKDPSFTLIFLGFFSCGYQLAFVTAHFPALVAEMCSPIQAGGMLAGLGISTTSALGAVAISLIGLANIAGTLAAGWAGKRYTKKYLLAGIYTARTIIAGAFILFPITPATVLIFSVLMGSLWLATVPLTSGLVAHIYGLRYMGTLYGIVFFSHQLGSFIGVWLGGRMYDIYGDYTMVWWIGVGVGAFSALVHLPIRENRTPPQGLAA; encoded by the coding sequence ATGGAAACCCGCACCCCCCTCCTCACCCCGGTCCTGATCGGCGGCTGCCTCGTCATCCTCGTCGGTTTCGCCATCCGGGCGAGCTTCGGGGTGTTCCAGATTCCCATCGCCGAAGAGTTCAACTGGCCCCGCGCCGAGTTCTCCCTCGCCATCGCAATCCAGAACCTCGCCTGGGGCATCGGCCAGCCCATCTTCGGCGCGATTGCCGAAAAGATCGGCGACCGGAAGGCGATCATCATGGGCGCGGTGCTCTACGCAGTGGGCCTCGTGCTGAGTTCCGTCGCCGTGTCACCGCTCCAGCACCAATTGCTTGAAATCCTTGTGGGTTTCGGCGTCGCGGGCACAGGTTTCGGGGTGATCCTCGCAGTGGTGGGCCGCGCCTCATCGGACGACAACCGCTCCATGTCCCTCGCCATTGCCACCGCGGCTGGCTCGGCAGGGCAGGTCTTTGGCGCGCCGCTTGCCGAGTGGATGCTGGGTTACATGAGCTGGCAGGAGGTCTTCCTCGTCTTCGCCGCCGCCATCCTCGCCGTGCTCGCGGTGCTGCCGATGATGCGCTCGCCCCAAGCCGCCACCAAGGCGGAGCTCGAAGAGACCATCGGCCAGGTTCTCGTCCGCGCGGCGAAAGACCCGTCCTTCACCCTGATCTTCCTCGGCTTCTTCTCCTGCGGCTACCAGCTCGCTTTCGTCACCGCCCACTTCCCGGCGCTGGTGGCCGAGATGTGCTCGCCGATCCAAGCGGGCGGCATGCTCGCAGGCCTGGGCATCTCCACCACCTCCGCCCTCGGCGCCGTGGCGATCTCGCTCATCGGGCTGGCCAATATCGCAGGCACCCTCGCGGCCGGCTGGGCCGGCAAGCGCTACACCAAGAAATACCTGCTCGCAGGCATCTACACGGCCCGCACGATCATCGCAGGGGCATTCATCCTCTTCCCGATCACGCCCGCCACGGTGCTGATCTTCTCGGTCCTCATGGGCTCGCTCTGGCTGGCAACCGTGCCGCTCACCTCGGGCCTCGTCGCCCACATCTACGGGCTGCGCTACATGGGCACGCTCTACGGCATCGTGTTCTTCTCGCACCAGCTCGGCAGCTTCATCGGCGTTTGGCTCGGCGGGCGGATGTATGACATCTATGGCGACTATACGATGGTCTGGTGGATCGGTGTCGGCGTCGGCGCCTTCTCGGCGCTCGTGCACCTGCCGATCCGCGAAAACCGCACGCCGCCACAAGGACTTGCCGCTTGA